A region of uncultured Acidilobus sp. JCHS DNA encodes the following proteins:
- a CDS encoding Ankyrin repeat produces the protein MGADVEALAEAIKGGDAAKALALLKSVDPSSRDRFGNTPLHWAAAYGPEELVKSLLDMRADPNVRNSNNVTPLHWAAWGGRADNVRALLKAGADPNARDDNGFTPLHRAADRGHAEVAWLLIENGADPNARDREGRTPLHWAADRGHAEVVKVLLREGADVNARDDHGVTPLHWAAERGHAEVVLLLLQRGADPNARDNCGLTPLDRAAAGGHEGVVRMLLEAGASPRRQGQLGLEPAARGRG, from the coding sequence TTGGGGGCGGACGTCGAAGCCTTAGCTGAGGCCATAAAGGGGGGCGACGCGGCTAAGGCCCTGGCCCTGCTGAAGTCCGTCGACCCCAGCTCCAGGGACCGGTTCGGCAACACGCCGCTCCACTGGGCGGCGGCCTACGGCCCCGAAGAGCTCGTCAAATCGCTCCTTGACATGAGGGCGGACCCGAACGTCAGGAACAGCAACAACGTGACGCCCCTTCACTGGGCGGCGTGGGGCGGCCGCGCAGATAACGTCAGGGCGTTGCTTAAGGCGGGGGCGGACCCCAACGCCAGGGACGACAACGGCTTCACGCCGCTGCACAGGGCCGCTGACAGGGGCCACGCGGAGGTCGCATGGCTCCTCATAGAGAACGGCGCTGACCCCAACGCGAGGGACAGGGAGGGCAGGACCCCGCTCCACTGGGCGGCCGACAGGGGCCACGCGGAGGTAGTCAAGGTGCTCCTCAGGGAGGGGGCTGACGTAAATGCGAGGGACGACCACGGCGTCACGCCCCTTCACTGGGCGGCCGAGAGGGGGCACGCTGAGGTAGTATTGCTTCTCCTCCAGAGGGGGGCAGACCCCAACGCCAGGGACAACTGTGGCCTCACGCCGCTTGACCGGGCGGCCGCCGGGGGTCATGAGGGGGTAGTTAGGATGCTCCTCGAAGCGGGCGCCAGCCCCCGACGCCAAGGGCAGCTCGGGCTTGAGCCAGCTGCGCGGGGCCGCGGCTAA
- a CDS encoding transposase, IS605 OrfB family, central region: MELGKWFAEHYDVLVMEDIQVKQLDDKSGKKLRMRLQDVAFHELRSIMEYQLNKYGKKLILVNPAFTSKTCARCGYVKKDLTLADRVFVCPKCGWTVDRDYSAALNLLRGAGWEPPLVPVELRPLPVAMSYGQGGVMKQEAPPFRAG, encoded by the coding sequence ATGGAGCTCGGTAAGTGGTTTGCCGAGCATTACGACGTCCTCGTGATGGAGGACATTCAAGTTAAACAGCTCGACGACAAGTCGGGCAAAAAGCTGAGGATGAGGCTTCAAGACGTTGCTTTTCATGAACTTAGGAGTATCATGGAATATCAGCTAAACAAGTACGGAAAGAAACTCATCCTAGTTAATCCAGCTTTTACTTCAAAGACATGCGCTAGGTGTGGATACGTTAAGAAGGATCTAACACTTGCCGACCGTGTATTTGTATGTCCCAAGTGCGGTTGGACTGTAGACCGTGACTATAGCGCTGCTCTTAACTTGTTAAGAGGTGCGGGGTGGGAGCCGCCCTTAGTGCCTGTGGAGCTCCGCCCTCTACCCGTAGCGATGAGCTACGGGCAAGGTGGAGTTATGAAGCAGGAAGCCCCGCCCTTTAGGGCGGGGTAG
- a CDS encoding Acyl-CoA synthetases (AMP-forming)/AMP-acid ligases II: MYTFEYILRRASLLFPDQVIVDNYGRKTYRELYDNVLRLIPFLQSKGVSRGDVVAIMGLNNVKYVELIYALTSMGAIVYPVNVRLPPEQVIYTLNKSHAKLFIYEDLFRDYAKLVEGRLSGVKTMSLSEVAYSDERGRPTSGREDKAVLLFTSGTTGLPKAVMYTQEKIIMGALAIANQLSYHSAPARLSQETSCSPRYRYTTYSPGAP, translated from the coding sequence GTGTACACGTTTGAGTACATACTTAGGAGGGCCTCCCTCCTCTTCCCTGACCAGGTCATAGTTGACAACTACGGGAGGAAGACCTACAGGGAGCTCTACGATAACGTACTGAGGCTCATCCCCTTCCTCCAGTCAAAGGGCGTTAGCAGGGGGGACGTGGTGGCCATAATGGGCCTTAACAACGTAAAGTACGTGGAGCTGATATACGCCCTCACCTCCATGGGCGCCATAGTTTACCCCGTGAACGTCAGGCTACCCCCTGAGCAGGTAATCTACACCCTGAACAAGTCCCACGCCAAGCTCTTCATCTACGAGGACCTGTTCAGGGACTACGCCAAGCTCGTCGAGGGCAGGCTGAGCGGCGTGAAGACCATGTCCCTCAGTGAGGTTGCCTACTCAGACGAGAGGGGGAGGCCGACTAGCGGCAGGGAGGACAAGGCCGTGCTGCTCTTCACGAGCGGCACCACAGGCCTGCCCAAGGCCGTCATGTACACCCAGGAGAAGATAATCATGGGTGCCCTGGCCATAGCTAATCAGCTCTCCTACCACAGCGCGCCTGCAAGGCTTAGCCAGGAGACGTCATGTTCCCCCAGATACCGATATACCACATACTCTCCTGGGGCTCCCTAA
- a CDS encoding putative transposase, giving the protein MRLACEIYNTLRWADIYFYQRDGKGLTQTELRQLALDLRKQDEQYQQLYSQVVQQIADRYYEARKRFFEGLSRFPKEKKPHKWYSLVYPQSGWKILGVREIRTKSKMLPR; this is encoded by the coding sequence TTGAGGTTAGCATGTGAGATATACAACACCCTGCGGTGGGCAGACATCTATTTCTACCAGAGAGATGGGAAAGGTCTCACTCAGACAGAGCTGAGGCAACTAGCCCTAGATCTGAGGAAACAGGACGAGCAATACCAACAACTTTACTCACAAGTAGTACAGCAAATTGCAGACCGTTACTACGAGGCTAGAAAGAGGTTCTTCGAAGGTTTATCACGTTTCCCGAAGGAAAAGAAGCCGCACAAGTGGTACTCGCTAGTCTACCCTCAATCAGGTTGGAAAATACTAGGGGTAAGAGAGATAAGAACGAAAAGCAAGATGCTCCCTCGCTAA
- a CDS encoding Acyl-CoA synthetases (AMP-forming)/AMP-acid ligases II, producing the protein MYTFEYILRRASLLFPDQVIVDNYGRKTYRELYDNVLRLIPFLQSKGVSRGDVVAIMGLNNVKYVELVYALTSMGAIVYPVNVRLPPEQVIYTLNKSHAKLFIYEDLFRDYAKLVEGRLSGVKTMSLSEVAYSDERGRPTSGREDKAVLLFTSGTTGLPKAVMYTQEKMIMGALAIANQLSYHSAPARLSQEDVMFPQIPIYHILSWGSLIIAPLIGAKLVYAEKFDPRAVIETIDREGVTWISVVPTMMQMLLEAGLNKGGLKVLIGGSPITDGLARRMKERGIRFSAIYGGTDMLAASITIETYMVRSGSLEPHKVTHPVPMAEFRVDAKGPEDRVGEILFRAPWLPDGYYEDEEKTRESFTPDGWFRTGDVGYIAEDGGLVVLDRVKDVIKSGGEWIPSSILEAAISELPWVSLVAVIGVKNERWGERPIAVIKPSRPISPQEAKQEVIGHLTELVRQGKISKFWVPDDVVIVNDMPLTGTGKVDKKVLRSTITGS; encoded by the coding sequence GTGTACACGTTTGAGTACATACTTAGGAGGGCCTCCCTCCTCTTCCCTGACCAGGTCATAGTTGACAACTACGGGAGGAAGACCTACAGGGAGCTCTACGATAACGTGCTGAGGCTCATCCCCTTCCTCCAGTCAAAGGGCGTTAGCAGGGGGGACGTGGTGGCCATCATGGGCCTCAACAACGTAAAGTACGTGGAGCTGGTGTACGCCCTCACCTCCATGGGCGCCATAGTTTACCCCGTGAACGTCAGGCTGCCCCCTGAGCAGGTAATCTACACCCTGAACAAGTCCCACGCCAAGCTCTTCATCTACGAGGACCTGTTCAGGGACTACGCCAAGCTCGTCGAGGGCAGGCTGAGCGGCGTGAAGACCATGTCCCTCAGCGAGGTTGCCTACTCAGACGAGAGGGGGAGGCCGACTAGCGGCAGGGAGGACAAGGCCGTGCTGCTCTTCACGAGCGGCACCACAGGCCTGCCCAAGGCCGTCATGTACACCCAGGAGAAGATGATCATGGGTGCCCTGGCCATAGCTAATCAGCTCTCCTACCACAGCGCGCCTGCAAGGCTTAGCCAGGAGGACGTCATGTTCCCCCAGATACCAATATACCACATACTCTCCTGGGGCTCCCTAATCATAGCCCCCTTGATAGGCGCCAAGCTCGTCTACGCGGAGAAGTTCGACCCGAGGGCGGTCATTGAGACCATTGACAGGGAGGGGGTGACGTGGATAAGCGTCGTGCCTACCATGATGCAGATGCTCCTCGAGGCAGGCCTCAACAAGGGCGGCCTGAAGGTCCTGATAGGCGGGAGCCCGATAACAGACGGCCTTGCCAGGAGGATGAAGGAGAGGGGCATCAGGTTCTCAGCGATATACGGCGGCACCGACATGCTGGCCGCCTCAATAACAATAGAGACCTACATGGTCAGGAGCGGGTCCCTGGAGCCGCACAAGGTGACGCACCCAGTGCCCATGGCGGAGTTCAGGGTAGACGCTAAGGGCCCTGAGGACAGGGTGGGGGAGATACTCTTCAGGGCGCCCTGGCTGCCTGACGGCTACTATGAGGATGAGGAGAAGACGAGGGAGTCCTTCACCCCCGACGGCTGGTTCAGGACCGGCGACGTGGGCTACATAGCTGAGGACGGGGGCCTCGTCGTCCTTGACAGGGTCAAGGACGTAATAAAGAGCGGCGGCGAGTGGATCCCATCAAGCATCCTCGAGGCCGCCATATCGGAGCTCCCGTGGGTCTCGCTCGTCGCAGTCATCGGCGTTAAGAACGAGAGGTGGGGCGAGAGGCCAATAGCAGTCATAAAGCCCTCGAGGCCAATATCGCCCCAGGAGGCGAAGCAAGAGGTCATAGGGCACCTGACGGAGCTGGTGAGGCAGGGGAAGATAAGCAAGTTCTGGGTCCCCGATGACGTTGTAATAGTCAACGACATGCCGCTGACAGGGACGGGCAAGGTCGACAAGAAGGTATTAAGGTCGACCATCACAGGGAGTTAA
- a CDS encoding Acyl-CoA dehydrogenase, protein MPLNGLEGVSYAYGLNHYEVDRPLRDVMAVYTKLRNDLSPLGKYVGTEVYEVAYRVDAESLPRLVNWGVNGERADYVWLDPHERQVVRDLMLRYGVNRYPFQGGTWHDHYAGIYLIGDPGISCILTITVQTAYALHKYAEGELREEYRRLAGIEEPLRLGATWFTEVQGGSDLGANTTTARRAEGRRYLLTGYKYFASGAGIADVALVTARPEGARGGAKGLALFAVPRLNSKGGLNYYIRRLKLKSGTNAVPTGEVELIDSEAELIGREEEGIYYTMEDLMVSRLANSVGAVGIARKAYLEALGFARERRAFGRRLIEHPLMRRDLLDMEVSIEGALALTFKAVDEFQRSLEARPPSYTRGYHYARFLTHIAKNLTAEAAARVTQLAMEAFGGIGFLTEFPVERWHREALITPIWEGTSNIQALDMLEAMVKKGAHEVYLEDMSSLVKEAHDADFARRELERAKELMSWFSSLSPGEAEFNSKEFLRLLGHMTAAIMLEVLASRTGDALYDTVAKQYHRLYVERKELEMVGNADEIISIHGSA, encoded by the coding sequence TTGCCCCTCAACGGCCTTGAGGGCGTGTCCTACGCCTACGGCCTGAACCACTACGAGGTTGACAGGCCCCTCAGGGACGTAATGGCGGTGTACACCAAGCTCAGGAACGACCTCTCCCCGCTGGGCAAGTACGTCGGCACCGAGGTCTACGAGGTGGCCTACAGGGTCGACGCCGAGAGCCTCCCGAGGCTTGTTAACTGGGGAGTTAACGGGGAGAGGGCCGACTACGTGTGGCTCGACCCTCACGAGAGGCAGGTGGTCAGGGACCTAATGCTCAGGTACGGCGTCAACAGGTACCCGTTCCAGGGGGGCACGTGGCACGACCACTACGCTGGCATATACCTCATAGGCGACCCAGGCATATCATGCATACTCACCATAACCGTGCAAACAGCTTACGCCCTCCACAAGTACGCGGAGGGCGAGCTCAGGGAGGAGTACAGGAGGCTCGCAGGCATAGAGGAGCCCCTTCGCCTCGGCGCCACCTGGTTCACGGAGGTCCAGGGAGGGAGCGACCTGGGGGCCAACACGACAACAGCTAGGAGGGCCGAGGGGAGGAGGTACCTCCTCACGGGCTACAAGTACTTCGCCAGCGGGGCTGGCATAGCTGACGTAGCCCTGGTCACGGCTAGGCCTGAGGGCGCTAGGGGAGGGGCCAAGGGGCTCGCCCTGTTCGCGGTGCCCAGGCTGAACTCGAAGGGAGGCCTTAACTACTACATAAGGAGGCTGAAGCTGAAGAGCGGGACCAACGCCGTCCCCACCGGCGAGGTCGAGCTGATTGACTCCGAGGCTGAACTGATAGGGAGGGAGGAGGAGGGCATATACTACACCATGGAGGACCTCATGGTCTCAAGGCTGGCCAACTCTGTGGGGGCCGTCGGCATAGCCAGGAAGGCCTACCTTGAGGCCCTTGGCTTCGCGAGGGAGAGGAGGGCGTTCGGCAGGAGGCTCATAGAGCACCCGCTCATGAGGAGGGACCTGCTCGACATGGAGGTCAGTATAGAGGGCGCCCTGGCCCTAACCTTCAAGGCAGTTGACGAGTTCCAGAGGTCCCTTGAGGCCAGGCCGCCCTCCTACACCAGGGGCTACCACTACGCCAGGTTCCTGACGCACATAGCCAAGAACCTGACGGCCGAGGCGGCGGCGAGGGTCACGCAGCTGGCCATGGAGGCGTTCGGCGGCATAGGGTTCCTCACCGAGTTCCCTGTCGAGAGGTGGCACAGGGAGGCCCTCATAACGCCCATATGGGAGGGCACGAGCAACATACAGGCCCTCGACATGCTTGAGGCCATGGTCAAGAAGGGGGCCCATGAGGTCTACCTCGAGGACATGAGCTCCCTGGTCAAGGAGGCCCACGACGCTGACTTCGCGAGGAGGGAGCTGGAGAGGGCGAAGGAGCTTATGAGCTGGTTCTCCTCGCTGTCCCCGGGCGAGGCGGAGTTCAACTCCAAGGAGTTCCTGAGGCTCCTCGGCCACATGACCGCGGCAATAATGCTTGAGGTCCTCGCCTCGAGGACCGGGGACGCGCTCTACGACACGGTCGCCAAGCAGTACCACAGGCTGTACGTTGAGAGGAAGGAGCTGGAGATGGTGGGCAACGCCGACGAGATAATTTCGATTCACGGAAGCGCCTAG
- a CDS encoding Transcriptional regulator: MAKLQAGWSRTPRDTEKKILEAAVRVFAEKGYDAASVDEIAAESGVSKGTIFMYFRRKDALVERVALASLPFSEVERVLRKEYNNPEDLLCDVGMAFLNKYRSKELRSLLIMTMAKKDQYSVVGRRLRELCLTTMDRLFERVEAMIGRKIPQPLRRAFFGSLLCYVMWWDYNEVSPEAYCRELVKGLLAAARA; this comes from the coding sequence GTGGCCAAACTTCAGGCTGGGTGGTCGAGGACGCCCAGGGACACGGAGAAGAAGATACTTGAAGCCGCCGTGAGGGTCTTCGCCGAGAAGGGCTACGACGCGGCCAGCGTCGACGAGATAGCGGCGGAGAGCGGGGTGAGCAAGGGGACCATATTCATGTACTTCAGGAGGAAGGACGCCCTGGTGGAGCGAGTGGCCCTCGCCTCCCTGCCCTTCAGCGAGGTCGAGAGGGTCCTCAGGAAGGAGTACAACAACCCTGAGGACCTGCTTTGCGATGTGGGGATGGCCTTCCTCAACAAGTACAGGTCTAAGGAGCTCAGGTCCCTGCTTATCATGACCATGGCGAAGAAGGACCAGTATAGCGTGGTGGGCAGGCGGCTCAGGGAGCTCTGCCTCACCACCATGGACAGGCTCTTCGAGAGGGTCGAGGCCATGATAGGGAGGAAAATACCTCAGCCCCTGAGGAGGGCCTTCTTCGGCTCGCTCCTCTGCTACGTGATGTGGTGGGACTACAACGAGGTGTCCCCGGAGGCCTACTGCCGTGAGCTGGTGAAGGGTCTCCTGGCGGCCGCGAGGGCCTAG
- a CDS encoding Major Facilitator Superfamily, which translates to MRGREKVSSAAGLAQAVAIIVTLTFSVRASSNVLQTTVPLLAKFDLTYTQLEVGLLVATMSASALVAALVNSRVSVTARRRLFILFSALYALSLFTFTFSNRVSVLAYVSLAGVSYGFILPNIMTAAQLFPDQRLRERVIAAYTLALAISLIAGPALESLALAHFPLRLSFLFFAPLGIIVAALSPL; encoded by the coding sequence TTGAGGGGCAGGGAAAAGGTCAGCTCAGCCGCGGGCCTGGCACAGGCGGTGGCCATCATAGTCACTTTGACTTTTTCGGTGAGGGCAAGTAGCAACGTGCTGCAGACCACTGTCCCGCTCCTCGCGAAGTTCGACCTGACGTACACGCAGCTCGAGGTCGGCCTGCTCGTGGCCACCATGTCCGCCTCCGCCCTCGTGGCCGCGCTCGTTAACAGCAGGGTGAGCGTCACAGCCCGCAGGCGCCTCTTCATCCTGTTCAGCGCACTCTATGCGCTCAGCCTCTTCACTTTCACCTTCTCAAACAGGGTGTCTGTCCTGGCCTACGTCTCGCTGGCGGGGGTCAGCTATGGGTTCATCTTACCTAACATAATGACGGCTGCCCAGCTCTTCCCTGACCAGAGGCTCAGGGAGAGGGTCATAGCGGCCTACACGCTCGCGCTGGCCATCAGCCTGATAGCGGGCCCTGCCCTGGAGTCCCTGGCCCTGGCGCACTTCCCCCTGAGGCTGTCTTTCCTCTTCTTCGCGCCGCTCGGCATAATTGTGGCGGCGCTTTCCCCCTTGTGA
- a CDS encoding Major Facilitator Superfamily, which produces MWSRVGFRVGIYTFLVYSAPTAVLLTFGGIFAREAFHAPYRLITLIFAAFFSASFLTRVLLLVRPIGRLIPYVITMMSISLAGLALVAISRSLLLYVVAFSVLGVPHGLGMPLAMISISRPFPEEERNRANSYFTSTMMAMQIAMPLVGGLALRYTGFRALILYTTPAVLFLLLLTLWERAKLGPAPGAVGPRSPPVGPA; this is translated from the coding sequence GTGTGGTCAAGGGTGGGCTTCAGGGTCGGAATTTACACGTTCCTCGTGTACAGCGCGCCGACGGCCGTGCTGCTCACCTTTGGCGGGATATTCGCCAGGGAGGCGTTCCACGCGCCCTACCGGCTCATAACGCTGATATTCGCTGCCTTCTTCTCCGCGTCGTTCCTGACGAGGGTCCTCCTGCTGGTCAGGCCCATAGGCAGGCTGATCCCTTACGTGATCACGATGATGTCGATCTCGCTGGCCGGGCTGGCGCTCGTAGCAATCAGCAGGAGCCTGCTGCTCTACGTGGTAGCGTTCTCTGTGCTGGGCGTACCTCATGGGCTGGGCATGCCGCTGGCCATGATCTCCATAAGCCGCCCCTTCCCTGAGGAGGAGAGGAACAGGGCGAACAGCTACTTCACGTCAACAATGATGGCCATGCAGATAGCCATGCCGCTCGTCGGGGGCCTTGCCCTTAGGTACACAGGGTTCAGGGCCCTGATCCTCTACACGACACCGGCGGTGCTCTTCCTCCTCCTGCTCACGCTCTGGGAGCGCGCGAAGCTAGGCCCAGCCCCTGGGGCGGTGGGCCCGAGATCGCCTCCTGTGGGCCCGGCATGA
- a CDS encoding Gamma-aminobutyrate permease, producing the protein MAEDLGVRTDRELRRALDRRRLLFLSMGEAIGASWLFAPLYAASYAGGAALLTWLIAGAFVLLIAFANAEIASAIPRSGGLVRYPHYAFGGLVGFITAWAYLLSKVAVPPTGALTATRYLSFFFPQLYNAATGKLTPLGYLVAYLFLALFVYVNYVGVAVVGEAVYWIGWLKLAILTLTAIIMIALAFVPSNFTAGGGFVPTGGTAPYTGWAAVLYALPSAGVVFAYLGFRQAIEYGGEGKDPSRDVPFAVITAILIAMSMYVLLQVAFIGAIHWNVIGVNEGAWSALRTSISKAPLLQLFESLKYVVPGMAAFIITWLAVIMVGAVLSQAGAGFVSTGGAARALYGMAANGYLPGRFLELSDTRVPKWSLLMMFSVGALYLLPFPTWQSIVAFSTAARVLSYVVVGGVTAHALRRVAPDLNRPFRLSAVSALAPAATAAASLIVYWSGFRVVSELSIVVLAGLPIYFGYYAHRRLKAGLGPSLLAGLGEAAAASLTFAYLYAATGGLSRPDDTALWAYVAVAAATTYGSVAIAYGLGAEPLRTELRAGLWLPAYIIVITTLSYYGVFGPRGLIPFPWDTVIAVAVTLAFHYWAVLSAFRTKAIDQALGKA; encoded by the coding sequence GTGGCCGAGGACCTGGGCGTCAGGACTGACAGGGAGCTGAGGAGGGCCCTTGACAGAAGGCGCCTCCTCTTCCTGTCAATGGGCGAGGCCATAGGGGCCAGCTGGCTCTTCGCCCCCCTCTACGCGGCCTCGTACGCCGGCGGCGCTGCCCTGCTTACGTGGCTAATAGCGGGCGCCTTCGTCCTGCTCATAGCCTTCGCCAACGCCGAGATAGCCTCGGCAATACCGAGGTCAGGGGGCCTGGTGAGGTACCCCCACTACGCCTTCGGCGGCCTCGTCGGCTTCATCACGGCGTGGGCCTACCTGCTCTCCAAGGTCGCCGTGCCCCCTACCGGGGCCCTCACAGCCACGCGCTACCTCTCCTTCTTCTTCCCGCAGCTTTACAACGCTGCTACCGGCAAGCTCACGCCCCTGGGCTACCTCGTGGCCTACCTGTTCCTGGCGCTCTTCGTCTACGTCAACTACGTGGGCGTTGCCGTCGTGGGCGAGGCCGTCTACTGGATCGGCTGGCTGAAGCTCGCGATACTCACGCTTACGGCCATAATTATGATAGCCCTCGCCTTCGTCCCCTCCAACTTCACGGCCGGAGGGGGCTTCGTGCCCACGGGCGGCACCGCCCCATACACGGGCTGGGCTGCCGTACTCTACGCCCTGCCCTCCGCTGGGGTCGTGTTCGCCTACCTGGGCTTCAGGCAGGCCATAGAGTACGGGGGTGAGGGCAAGGACCCGAGCAGGGACGTGCCCTTCGCCGTTATCACGGCCATACTGATAGCCATGTCCATGTACGTCCTGCTCCAGGTGGCCTTCATAGGGGCCATACACTGGAACGTCATAGGAGTTAACGAGGGCGCCTGGTCCGCCCTGAGGACGTCCATCTCGAAGGCGCCCCTGCTCCAGCTCTTCGAGTCCCTTAAGTACGTAGTCCCGGGCATGGCTGCCTTCATAATTACGTGGCTTGCCGTCATAATGGTCGGCGCGGTCCTCTCGCAGGCCGGCGCCGGCTTCGTGTCGACGGGCGGCGCGGCGAGGGCCCTCTACGGCATGGCCGCCAACGGCTACCTGCCGGGGCGGTTCCTCGAGCTGAGTGATACGAGGGTGCCTAAGTGGTCGCTCCTCATGATGTTCTCAGTTGGCGCCCTCTACCTGCTGCCCTTCCCCACGTGGCAGTCCATAGTGGCCTTCTCGACGGCCGCCAGGGTGCTCTCCTACGTGGTGGTCGGGGGCGTCACGGCGCACGCGCTGAGGCGGGTGGCCCCTGACCTCAACAGGCCCTTCAGGCTAAGCGCCGTGTCGGCGCTGGCCCCAGCGGCCACGGCGGCCGCCTCACTGATAGTCTACTGGTCAGGCTTCCGCGTGGTCTCAGAGCTCTCCATCGTCGTCCTCGCCGGGCTGCCCATCTACTTCGGCTACTACGCCCACAGGAGGCTTAAGGCGGGCCTGGGGCCCTCGCTCCTGGCCGGCCTGGGCGAGGCGGCAGCGGCCTCCCTGACCTTCGCGTACCTCTACGCTGCCACGGGGGGCCTCAGCAGGCCTGACGACACGGCCCTCTGGGCCTACGTCGCCGTGGCCGCCGCCACGACCTACGGCAGCGTGGCCATTGCTTACGGGCTGGGCGCGGAACCCCTGAGGACAGAGCTCAGGGCGGGCCTGTGGCTGCCGGCCTACATCATAGTGATAACGACGCTCTCCTACTACGGGGTGTTCGGGCCGCGCGGCCTCATACCGTTCCCGTGGGACACCGTGATAGCGGTAGCCGTGACGCTTGCCTTCCACTACTGGGCGGTCCTCAGCGCCTTCAGGACTAAGGCAATAGACCAGGCGCTGGGAAAGGCCTAG